A section of the Anabaena cylindrica PCC 7122 genome encodes:
- a CDS encoding dipeptide ABC transporter ATP-binding protein, whose translation MNEVLFSIENLRVAYPQRSGEEASWAIDDVSFILQPGERMGLVGESGCGKSTIGKAVMRLLPSSSRIEGKVNFHGQSVLDLTVNQMRKFRGESIALIFQDPMTRLDPLMSIGNHCIETLQAHSPELSKQQAKEKALATLEKVKIPASRWSQYPHEFSGGMRQRVAIALALLLNPKLIVADEPTTSLDVTVSAQILQELTRLCGEENMGLLLISHDLAMVGEYCDRIGVMYQGKIVEMGKTETVFKQPQHEYTQSLLKAALHIQAEQEAESENQEKPILSPILKVTELKQHYTIEPNFIERLFKGEGQTIKAVDGINLELYPGEILGLVGESGCGKSTLSRTILQLIRPTSGKVEFLGRELTNLSRQEIRSSRREIQMMFQDPHACLNPAMTVGQSIADPLLIHNLANTGAAKEQVLWMLDKVGLSPAEIYYQRYPSDLSGGQQQRVAIARALITRPKLVICDEPVSMLDASVQTQVLDLMLQLKAEFELTYLFITHDLWLARFLCDRIAVMNSGKIVELGITKEIFSNPQHPYTKTLLAAAPLLAKA comes from the coding sequence ATGAATGAAGTCTTATTTAGTATTGAAAATCTGCGTGTAGCTTATCCACAACGTAGTGGGGAAGAAGCAAGTTGGGCAATTGATGATGTATCTTTTATCCTCCAACCCGGTGAAAGAATGGGTTTGGTGGGAGAGTCAGGTTGTGGTAAATCCACAATTGGCAAGGCTGTGATGCGTTTGTTACCTTCCTCTAGTCGTATTGAGGGAAAAGTAAATTTTCACGGACAATCAGTATTAGATTTAACAGTAAACCAGATGCGAAAGTTTCGCGGAGAGTCGATAGCACTGATTTTTCAAGATCCAATGACGCGACTTGATCCACTAATGAGCATTGGTAATCATTGTATTGAAACGCTTCAGGCTCATTCACCAGAGTTATCAAAACAGCAAGCCAAGGAAAAAGCACTGGCAACCTTAGAAAAGGTGAAAATTCCCGCTAGTCGCTGGAGTCAGTATCCCCATGAGTTTAGCGGTGGAATGCGTCAACGGGTGGCGATCGCACTGGCGCTCCTTCTCAATCCTAAACTAATTGTGGCTGATGAACCTACAACTAGCTTAGATGTTACCGTTTCTGCCCAAATTTTACAAGAATTAACCCGATTATGTGGTGAAGAGAATATGGGTTTATTGCTGATTTCCCATGATTTAGCAATGGTGGGTGAATATTGCGATCGCATCGGTGTGATGTATCAAGGTAAAATAGTAGAAATGGGGAAAACAGAAACTGTATTTAAACAACCCCAACACGAATATACTCAATCTCTCCTCAAAGCAGCTTTACACATTCAGGCAGAACAGGAAGCAGAATCAGAAAACCAGGAAAAACCTATACTATCCCCGATTTTAAAAGTTACAGAACTCAAACAACATTATACCATTGAACCTAACTTTATTGAACGCCTATTTAAAGGAGAAGGTCAAACAATTAAAGCTGTAGATGGGATTAATTTAGAACTATATCCAGGGGAAATATTAGGATTAGTTGGTGAGTCTGGTTGTGGTAAAAGTACACTTTCTAGAACTATTTTACAATTAATTCGCCCTACATCTGGGAAAGTTGAATTTTTAGGCAGGGAATTAACTAATTTATCACGCCAAGAAATTCGCTCTTCCCGGCGAGAAATACAAATGATGTTTCAAGATCCTCATGCTTGTTTAAATCCAGCCATGACGGTAGGACAAAGTATTGCTGATCCTTTATTAATTCACAATTTAGCTAATACTGGAGCAGCAAAAGAACAGGTTTTGTGGATGTTAGATAAAGTGGGATTATCACCAGCAGAAATTTATTATCAGCGTTATCCTTCTGATTTATCTGGGGGACAACAACAACGGGTAGCGATCGCACGCGCCTTAATTACTCGTCCTAAACTAGTCATCTGCGATGAACCCGTAAGTATGTTAGACGCTAGTGTGCAGACACAAGTTCTAGATTTGATGTTGCAACTAAAAGCCGAATTTGAGCTAACTTACCTATTCATCACCCATGATTTGTGGTTAGCGCGGTTTTTGTGCGATCGCATCGCCGTCATGAATAGCGGTAAAATAGTTGAACTAGGCATCACCAAAGAAATTTTCTCTAATCCCCAACACCCCTACACCAAAACTCTCCTAGCCGCTGCACCCCTATTAGCGAAAGCTTAA
- a CDS encoding class I SAM-dependent methyltransferase, whose amino-acid sequence MSKNSPSKPYTTNTNPSDKWQERIAQIAYRFNRQYQNQPFEVPEEVQAMPIFQEWKTGLLGDRIVSPFWEIAQIQKNQHCLDIGCGVSFLIYPWRDWQAFFYGQEISNIARDTLNSRGSQLNSKLFKGVELGASHYLNYASDQFDLVIATGFSCYFPLEYWQAVLLEVKRVLKPDGHFVFDILNSEQPLAEDWAVLETYLGAEVFLESGTEWEKTIKTAGGKVVKRQLGELFELYKVRF is encoded by the coding sequence ATGTCTAAAAATTCACCCTCAAAACCTTACACAACTAATACAAATCCATCAGATAAATGGCAAGAAAGAATAGCACAAATAGCATATCGCTTCAATCGACAATATCAAAATCAACCCTTTGAAGTACCAGAAGAAGTACAAGCAATGCCAATATTTCAGGAATGGAAAACTGGCTTATTAGGCGATAGGATAGTATCACCTTTTTGGGAAATCGCTCAAATTCAAAAAAACCAACACTGCTTAGATATTGGTTGCGGTGTCAGCTTTTTAATCTATCCTTGGCGAGATTGGCAAGCATTTTTTTATGGGCAGGAAATTAGTAATATAGCCAGAGATACTCTCAATTCCCGTGGTTCACAATTAAACTCCAAACTTTTTAAAGGTGTGGAATTAGGAGCATCACATTATCTAAACTACGCTTCAGATCAATTTGATTTAGTCATAGCTACAGGATTTAGTTGTTATTTTCCCTTAGAATATTGGCAAGCCGTTTTACTAGAAGTCAAACGGGTATTGAAACCAGATGGACATTTTGTATTTGACATCCTAAATTCAGAACAGCCTTTAGCAGAAGATTGGGCAGTTCTAGAAACTTATTTAGGTGCTGAAGTATTTCTAGAATCTGGGACTGAATGGGAAAAAACCATTAAAACAGCGGGTGGTAAAGTAGTCAAACGTCAATTAGGAGAATTATTCGAGTTGTACAAAGTTCGGTTTTGA
- the blaOXA gene encoding class D beta-lactamase — MFRIWRSSLVLRSAQSLSFVFTVIIIISLGSIYVQAQPSSHSSAHSAKVSVKVPDLGRHFQKFGVEGSIIIYDSKNNLTYEHNPQRNATAMTPASTFKIFNALTALETGVIADDVAVLTWDGIHRDFEGWNQDTNLRQAFKNSTVWFYQVLARRIGYERMQQWIDKVGYGNRQIGTAADIDRFWLQSPLKITPKAQINFLQRLYAGNLPFTKRTMDVVKDIMVREQTPDYTLRAKTGWSITNKPQIGWFVGYLEQNKNVYFFATNIDINKRDDLAARIEITRSSLKDIGLL, encoded by the coding sequence TTGTTTCGTATTTGGCGATCATCTCTGGTGCTGCGCTCCGCGCAATCGCTCAGTTTTGTGTTCACAGTCATAATTATTATTAGCTTAGGATCAATATATGTCCAGGCTCAACCCTCTTCTCACTCATCTGCACATTCAGCAAAAGTGAGTGTTAAAGTCCCAGATTTAGGACGGCATTTCCAAAAATTTGGGGTTGAAGGATCGATCATAATTTATGACTCAAAGAACAATCTCACCTACGAACACAATCCTCAGCGCAATGCCACAGCAATGACTCCGGCTTCAACTTTCAAGATTTTCAACGCCTTGACGGCTTTAGAAACGGGTGTGATTGCTGATGATGTGGCTGTCCTAACTTGGGATGGAATTCACCGGGATTTTGAGGGTTGGAATCAAGATACGAATTTACGTCAAGCCTTCAAAAATTCCACTGTCTGGTTTTACCAAGTTCTAGCACGTAGAATTGGATATGAAAGAATGCAGCAATGGATTGATAAAGTTGGCTATGGCAACCGTCAAATTGGCACTGCCGCAGATATTGATCGTTTCTGGCTGCAAAGTCCATTGAAAATTACACCCAAGGCCCAAATTAATTTTTTGCAACGATTGTATGCAGGTAATTTACCTTTTACAAAACGAACAATGGATGTTGTTAAAGATATTATGGTGCGGGAACAGACTCCAGACTACACGCTACGTGCTAAGACAGGGTGGTCAATTACTAATAAACCACAAATAGGTTGGTTTGTTGGCTATTTGGAACAAAACAAAAATGTCTACTTTTTTGCTACGAATATTGACATCAATAAACGAGATGATCTAGCTGCCAGAATCGAGATTACACGCAGCAGCTTGAAGGATATAGGGTTGCTATAA
- a CDS encoding GNAT family N-acetyltransferase yields MTIRHATETDLPTIVDIYNAAVPSRMATADLEPVSVESRMAWFKGRVPSQRPLWIIEVDDAIAGWLSFQSFYGRPAYHSTAEISIYISPNFQKRGLGKQLVEQAINESPNLGLKTLVSFIFAHNYPSLKLFEKFGFQHWGHLPKIADLAGVERDLIIMGLRVGEPE; encoded by the coding sequence ATGACCATCCGCCATGCCACAGAAACAGACTTACCGACAATTGTAGATATTTATAACGCTGCTGTTCCTAGCCGCATGGCCACAGCCGATTTAGAACCTGTATCTGTGGAAAGTCGCATGGCTTGGTTTAAAGGACGAGTACCCTCACAACGCCCTCTGTGGATCATTGAGGTAGATGATGCGATCGCTGGATGGCTAAGTTTCCAATCATTTTATGGCAGACCAGCTTACCATTCCACAGCCGAAATTAGTATTTACATTTCCCCAAACTTTCAAAAACGTGGTTTAGGAAAGCAACTAGTAGAACAAGCAATCAACGAAAGTCCGAATTTAGGTTTAAAAACGTTAGTTAGCTTTATTTTTGCCCATAATTACCCCAGTTTGAAGCTATTTGAAAAATTTGGCTTTCAACATTGGGGGCATTTGCCCAAAATAGCCGATTTAGCTGGTGTAGAAAGGGATTTAATTATTATGGGGTTGCGAGTTGGGGAACCAGAATAA
- the pyrE gene encoding orotate phosphoribosyltransferase → MSNSTETSNQSDIWATTTDLTTLRQKLLDLFCQLAYQEGDFVLSSGQQSSYYINGKQVTLHPQGALAVGRLLLQLLPKDTQAVAGLTLGADPIVSAVSVVSVYENRPIPALIIRKEAKGHGTMAYIEGPSLPQGAKVVVLEDVVTTGQSALKAVERLQAAGYTVNRVISLIDRLQGGAELYQSNGLQFDVLFSIRDLQERYQQILTKVSNH, encoded by the coding sequence ATGTCTAATTCTACTGAAACATCTAACCAATCGGATATTTGGGCAACTACTACTGATTTAACAACCCTACGTCAGAAGTTACTAGATTTATTTTGCCAACTTGCTTATCAAGAAGGTGATTTTGTTCTTTCTTCTGGACAGCAGAGTTCTTACTATATTAACGGTAAACAAGTAACACTCCACCCTCAAGGTGCTTTGGCAGTAGGCAGACTTTTGTTACAACTCTTACCGAAAGATACACAAGCAGTAGCAGGTTTAACCTTGGGGGCTGACCCCATAGTTTCAGCGGTGAGTGTAGTTTCCGTCTATGAAAATCGACCCATACCAGCTTTGATTATTCGCAAAGAAGCTAAAGGTCATGGAACAATGGCTTATATAGAAGGACCTAGTTTGCCACAAGGTGCAAAAGTAGTGGTTTTAGAAGACGTTGTTACTACTGGGCAATCTGCACTGAAAGCTGTAGAACGATTACAAGCAGCAGGTTATACAGTCAATAGAGTAATTTCTTTGATAGACCGATTACAAGGGGGAGCGGAGTTATATCAGTCTAATGGGTTGCAATTTGATGTCCTGTTTTCAATTCGGGATTTACAAGAACGTTACCAGCAGATACTCACGAAAGTTTCAAATCATTAG
- a CDS encoding pirin family protein encodes MSQNTINYIIHDGNLRGRSQIDWLDSYHTFSFSHFHDPKRMGFRSLRVINDDRIAAGAGFPTHGHRDMEILTYVVSGAVEHKDSLGTGSVIRPGDAQIMSAGTGIMHSEFNHSKTEELHLLQIWMLPDTSGLSPRYEQKAFSAAEKRGKLRLIAAKDGRDDAVTIHQDIDLYASILEKGDVVNYHVQPHRYAWLQIAAGEATFNGQELRAGDGVQITGEQKLEISTNLSAEILLFDLA; translated from the coding sequence ATGTCTCAAAATACGATTAACTACATAATTCATGACGGAAATCTACGCGGTCGTAGTCAAATTGACTGGCTCGATAGCTATCATACATTTTCCTTCAGTCACTTTCATGATCCCAAACGCATGGGATTTCGTTCTTTAAGAGTGATTAATGATGACCGCATTGCTGCTGGGGCTGGATTTCCTACTCACGGACATCGAGATATGGAAATCCTCACCTATGTTGTATCAGGTGCAGTTGAACATAAAGATAGTTTGGGTACAGGTTCAGTAATTCGTCCCGGTGACGCACAGATTATGAGTGCGGGTACTGGTATCATGCACAGCGAATTTAATCACTCCAAAACTGAAGAGTTACATTTATTGCAAATCTGGATGTTACCAGACACATCAGGATTATCACCAAGGTATGAGCAAAAGGCTTTTTCTGCGGCAGAAAAGCGAGGAAAACTGAGATTAATCGCAGCTAAAGATGGACGTGATGATGCTGTGACTATTCACCAAGATATTGATTTATACGCATCTATTTTAGAAAAGGGTGATGTTGTCAATTATCATGTCCAACCTCATCGTTATGCCTGGCTACAAATAGCGGCAGGTGAAGCAACTTTCAATGGTCAAGAACTAAGAGCCGGTGACGGAGTACAAATTACTGGAGAACAAAAACTAGAAATTAGTACAAATCTCAGTGCGGAAATCTTGCTTTTTGACTTAGCTTAG